Proteins encoded together in one Pseudoxanthomonas sp. Root65 window:
- the pilW gene encoding type IV pilus biogenesis/stability protein PilW, producing MLITILLATACSRLTFVRPKGKIEHLSGEQIGQDYSVSDSPEVKRRQTVQTLLARAVQRLQSGQADEAEKDARAALKLEPGSADAVTLLGIIEDRRGNAVLAGQHYRRAAELAPAHGGVQNNYGTWLCANGFAAESLVWFDRAVLAPGYATPASALSNAGSCALKSGQNDRASRDLRRALEIEPANAVALGAMAELEFHRQQYMSARAFVERRLSAGPATAAVLKLASQIEDRLGDKAAASRYVQRIRAEFPDAQDVTTGGNAGP from the coding sequence TTGCTGATCACCATCCTGCTGGCGACTGCCTGCAGTCGCCTGACCTTCGTGCGCCCCAAGGGCAAGATTGAGCATCTGTCCGGCGAGCAGATTGGCCAGGATTACTCGGTCAGCGACAGTCCGGAAGTGAAACGGCGGCAGACGGTGCAGACCCTGCTCGCGCGGGCCGTGCAACGTTTGCAGTCGGGGCAGGCCGACGAAGCCGAAAAGGACGCCCGCGCAGCGTTGAAGCTCGAGCCGGGCTCGGCCGACGCAGTGACCCTGCTGGGCATCATCGAGGACCGGCGTGGCAACGCCGTTCTGGCAGGGCAGCACTACCGGCGAGCCGCCGAACTGGCGCCCGCGCACGGGGGCGTGCAGAACAACTATGGCACCTGGCTCTGTGCCAATGGCTTCGCCGCCGAGTCCCTGGTCTGGTTCGATCGCGCGGTCCTCGCGCCGGGCTATGCCACGCCGGCTTCCGCCCTGTCCAATGCGGGTAGTTGCGCGCTCAAGTCTGGTCAGAACGATCGTGCCTCCCGCGATCTGCGGCGGGCGCTCGAGATCGAGCCGGCCAATGCCGTCGCGCTCGGGGCCATGGCCGAGCTCGAGTTCCACAGGCAGCAGTACATGTCCGCCCGCGCTTTCGTGGAGCGCAGGCTGTCGGCGGGACCGGCGACGGCCGCGGTGTTGAAACTCGCATCACAAATCGAGGACAGACTCGGCGACAAGGCCGCTGCCAGTCGATATGTTCAGCGCATTCGGGCGGAGTTCCCCGACGCGCAGGACGTCACAACCGGGGGAAATGCAGGGCCATGA
- a CDS encoding RodZ domain-containing protein, producing the protein MQSVVGDVSPPQGCGEALRSAREQAGLSLQEVGQRLKMPAKVLQALEAGQWDQSGGAVFVRGQLRSYGRLLKVDVEPFLQQADAAVARPAELVSHTHTPRVQYVFESFKRRAVYVVLTLVIVTPVWMALRPSAGPASDTATASLDLVSAPSAAGKDASDAVRPASRPRAEPYVASMASLPRASTPWLSLSFKGDSWVEVNAPDGSRVEHALLRAGDQRRYAQGEVGRVKLGDATAVEVQQAGSTVDLAPYQRANVARFTVSSEGSLAPVVD; encoded by the coding sequence ATGCAATCGGTAGTCGGGGATGTGTCCCCGCCGCAGGGGTGCGGCGAGGCGTTGCGGTCAGCGCGTGAGCAGGCGGGCCTGTCATTGCAGGAGGTCGGCCAGCGCCTGAAGATGCCAGCGAAGGTGCTGCAGGCACTGGAAGCGGGGCAGTGGGACCAGTCCGGCGGCGCCGTCTTCGTGCGCGGGCAGCTGCGCAGCTACGGACGCCTGCTGAAGGTGGACGTGGAGCCGTTCCTGCAGCAGGCCGATGCGGCGGTGGCGAGGCCGGCAGAGCTGGTCAGCCACACTCACACACCGCGGGTCCAGTATGTCTTCGAGAGTTTCAAACGTCGCGCTGTCTATGTGGTGCTGACGCTGGTCATCGTGACGCCGGTGTGGATGGCACTGCGTCCGTCCGCAGGACCGGCATCCGACACCGCTACGGCGTCCCTCGACCTGGTGTCCGCTCCGTCGGCTGCGGGCAAGGATGCGTCGGATGCTGTGCGACCGGCCAGTCGCCCCCGTGCCGAGCCCTACGTGGCCTCGATGGCATCGTTGCCGCGCGCTTCGACGCCTTGGCTGTCGCTGTCGTTCAAGGGCGACAGTTGGGTCGAAGTGAATGCGCCGGACGGAAGCAGGGTCGAACACGCACTGCTGCGCGCGGGCGATCAGCGCCGGTATGCGCAGGGCGAAGTCGGTCGCGTGAAACTGGGCGATGCGACGGCGGTCGAGGTTCAGCAAGCGGGGAGTACGGTGGATCTGGCGCCGTACCAGCGAGCGAATGTCGCACGCTTTACGGTATCCTCTGAGGGTTCCCTGGCGCCGGTCGTTGACTGA
- a CDS encoding tetratricopeptide repeat protein: MAIDDLLDEHEQSERVRSWLRSNGAGLLGGVVLGLGVIFGWQWWQKDLAGKKEQAYQSYQGAVEGLAKGDLKQAQGAVNALVKEDELYADVAGLQLAKAQMQAGERDAAIATLRSLTPDDALRPLVNLRLARLLIDAGKHDEALKVLEKADDASSLEVRGDALLATGKAKDAQEAYTRALTTLDAVSPQRRLVELKLIDAGGTPPKTGGAA, from the coding sequence ATGGCGATTGATGATCTGCTCGACGAGCACGAACAAAGCGAACGTGTCCGCAGCTGGCTGAGGAGTAATGGTGCCGGCCTGCTGGGAGGCGTGGTCCTGGGGCTGGGCGTGATCTTCGGCTGGCAGTGGTGGCAGAAGGACCTGGCGGGCAAGAAAGAGCAGGCATACCAGAGCTACCAGGGCGCCGTCGAAGGTCTGGCCAAGGGCGATCTGAAGCAGGCCCAGGGCGCGGTGAATGCATTGGTCAAGGAAGACGAGCTCTACGCCGATGTCGCCGGCCTGCAACTGGCCAAGGCGCAGATGCAGGCGGGCGAACGCGACGCGGCCATCGCCACCTTGCGCTCGCTGACGCCCGACGACGCCCTGCGGCCCCTGGTGAACCTGCGGCTCGCCCGCCTGCTGATCGACGCGGGTAAGCACGACGAAGCGCTGAAGGTACTGGAGAAAGCCGATGACGCCTCCAGCCTGGAAGTGCGCGGCGATGCGTTGCTCGCCACCGGCAAGGCCAAGGATGCGCAGGAGGCCTACACCCGTGCACTGACCACACTGGATGCGGTCTCCCCGCAGCGCCGTCTGGTCGAGCTGAAGTTGATCGACGCCGGCGGTACGCCGCCGAAGACCGGAGGTGCCGCATGA
- the bamB gene encoding outer membrane protein assembly factor BamB, translating into MTRTLVRLVAATVIIAALGGCSTVKGWFSGKDKEGEKPVDPAELVDITPTASVSKLWSVNVGKGEKRLGLQQVPAVEDGRVYAAAVEGGVRAFDLQTGKQVWQSKSDLRLSGGPGAGQGLVAVGTLDGQVIALDAATGAEKWQAKVPNEVIAAPAIGQGMVYVRTNDGRVTALSSETGERRWFWNNELPSLTVRGNAPVVLGPGVVFVGNDDGTVTALAANDGRPMWTQAVGMPEGRSELERMADVDGAPVLEGTTLYVTSFKKETVALEGPSGRPLWTRDNGGAGGLDVTSSAVVVSDPAGTVWGLDKYSGSALWSNTTLARRSLTAPTIHGDYAVVGDYDGYLHWLKTDNGEAAARARVGGKALRGKPVVADGILLVQDVEGGLTAFGFK; encoded by the coding sequence ATGACGCGCACTCTGGTACGTCTGGTCGCAGCCACCGTGATCATCGCCGCGCTGGGCGGATGCAGCACGGTGAAGGGCTGGTTCTCCGGCAAGGACAAGGAAGGCGAGAAGCCGGTCGATCCGGCCGAACTCGTCGACATCACGCCGACCGCATCGGTCTCGAAACTGTGGAGCGTCAACGTAGGCAAGGGTGAGAAGCGCCTTGGCCTGCAGCAGGTGCCCGCCGTGGAAGACGGACGTGTGTACGCCGCTGCCGTTGAAGGTGGCGTGCGTGCGTTCGATCTGCAGACTGGCAAGCAGGTATGGCAGTCCAAGTCCGACCTGCGCCTGTCGGGCGGTCCGGGTGCGGGGCAGGGCCTGGTGGCCGTGGGTACGCTCGATGGCCAGGTGATCGCGCTGGACGCGGCCACCGGTGCCGAGAAGTGGCAGGCCAAGGTGCCGAACGAGGTGATCGCCGCGCCAGCCATCGGTCAGGGCATGGTCTACGTGCGCACCAATGACGGACGGGTGACGGCGCTGTCGTCGGAGACGGGCGAGCGCCGCTGGTTCTGGAACAACGAACTTCCCAGCCTTACCGTACGCGGCAACGCGCCGGTCGTCCTCGGCCCGGGTGTGGTGTTCGTCGGCAACGACGACGGCACGGTCACCGCGCTGGCGGCCAACGATGGCCGGCCCATGTGGACGCAGGCCGTCGGCATGCCCGAAGGCCGCAGCGAACTCGAGCGCATGGCGGACGTCGATGGCGCGCCGGTGCTCGAAGGCACGACGCTGTATGTCACCAGCTTCAAGAAGGAAACGGTTGCGCTCGAAGGTCCCTCCGGCCGCCCCTTGTGGACGCGCGACAACGGTGGTGCCGGCGGTCTGGACGTGACCAGCAGTGCCGTCGTCGTGTCCGACCCGGCCGGTACGGTCTGGGGCCTGGACAAGTACAGCGGCAGCGCCCTGTGGTCGAACACCACGCTGGCCCGCCGTTCGCTGACGGCGCCGACGATCCACGGCGACTACGCGGTGGTCGGGGACTACGACGGCTACCTGCACTGGTTGAAGACCGACAATGGCGAAGCGGCGGCGCGCGCCCGCGTGGGCGGCAAGGCCCTGCGCGGCAAGCCGGTGGTCGCCGACGGCATCCTGCTGGTGCAGGACGTGGAAGGCGGTCTGACCGCGTTCGGCTTCAAGTGA
- the der gene encoding ribosome biogenesis GTPase Der, translating into MLPLVALVGRPNVGKSTLFNALTRSRDALVHDQPGVTRDRNYGVCRLDEEDPFLVVDTGGIAGEEEGLAGATARQARAAAEEADLVLFIVDGREGASALDDDILAWLRKTARPTLLVINKIDGINETTAIADFARYGFADVITISASHRQGIDDLLEEVHQRLPEEGATAGLDNDPNRMRVAFVGRPNVGKSTLVNRLLGEERMIASEVPGTTRDSIAVDMERDGQQYRLIDTAGLRRKGKVEEAVEKFSVVKTLQAIEQCQVAVLLLDATEGVTDQDASVLGAVLDAGRALVVAINKWDGLTTYQREQAEALLTRKLGFVEWAEVVRISALHGSGLRELFKAIHRAHASATKEFGTSEVNKALEIAYETNPPPSIRGHVSKLRYVHPGGANPPTFIVHGTRLKVLPESYKRYLENFFRKRFKLVGTPVRFIFREGANPYEGKKNVLTEKQIAKKRRLIRHVKRGK; encoded by the coding sequence ATGCTGCCCCTCGTCGCCCTGGTGGGCCGTCCCAACGTCGGCAAGTCCACCCTGTTCAATGCGCTGACCCGCAGTCGCGACGCCCTGGTCCACGATCAGCCCGGCGTGACCCGCGACCGCAACTACGGCGTCTGCCGCCTCGACGAGGAAGATCCGTTCCTGGTGGTCGACACCGGCGGCATCGCCGGCGAAGAGGAAGGTCTGGCCGGCGCCACTGCCCGCCAGGCGCGTGCGGCCGCCGAAGAAGCCGACCTCGTCCTGTTCATCGTCGATGGACGCGAAGGCGCCTCCGCGCTCGATGACGACATTCTTGCCTGGCTGCGCAAGACCGCGCGCCCCACGTTGCTGGTGATCAACAAGATCGACGGCATCAACGAGACCACGGCGATCGCGGATTTCGCGCGTTACGGCTTCGCCGACGTCATCACCATCTCCGCTTCCCACCGCCAGGGCATCGACGACCTGCTGGAAGAAGTCCATCAGCGGCTGCCCGAAGAAGGCGCAACCGCCGGCCTGGACAACGATCCCAACCGCATGCGCGTGGCCTTCGTCGGCCGTCCCAACGTGGGCAAGTCCACGCTGGTGAACCGGCTGCTGGGCGAGGAGCGCATGATCGCGTCCGAGGTGCCGGGCACCACGCGCGATTCGATTGCCGTGGACATGGAGCGCGACGGCCAACAGTACCGCCTGATCGACACCGCCGGCCTGCGCCGCAAGGGCAAGGTGGAAGAGGCGGTCGAGAAGTTCAGCGTGGTCAAGACACTGCAGGCCATTGAGCAATGCCAGGTGGCCGTGCTGTTGCTGGATGCCACCGAAGGCGTGACCGACCAGGATGCCAGCGTGCTCGGTGCCGTGCTCGATGCCGGTCGCGCCCTGGTGGTGGCGATCAACAAGTGGGACGGACTGACCACCTACCAGCGCGAACAGGCCGAGGCCCTGCTGACCCGCAAGCTGGGCTTCGTCGAATGGGCCGAAGTGGTGCGGATTTCCGCGCTGCACGGTTCGGGCCTGCGCGAACTGTTCAAGGCGATCCACCGGGCGCATGCGTCGGCGACCAAGGAGTTCGGCACCAGCGAGGTCAACAAGGCGCTCGAGATCGCCTACGAGACCAATCCGCCGCCGAGCATCCGCGGCCACGTCTCCAAGCTGCGCTACGTGCATCCGGGCGGCGCCAATCCGCCGACCTTCATCGTGCACGGCACGCGCCTGAAAGTGCTGCCGGAGTCGTACAAGCGCTATCTGGAGAACTTCTTCCGCAAGCGTTTCAAGCTGGTCGGCACGCCGGTGCGTTTCATTTTCCGCGAGGGCGCCAATCCCTACGAAGGCAAGAAGAACGTGCTGACCGAGAAGCAGATCGCCAAGAAGCGCCGGCTCATCCGGCACGTCAAGCGCGGCAAGTGA
- the glp gene encoding gephyrin-like molybdotransferase Glp → MTGYQTRIDFAAAAEIIREVAGNRMLKAERVPITRASGRVLAEDITSSIALPPFDNSRMDGFAFAHSSLSPEGATALRLAGEQFAGRLQAWQVGPGECVRITTGAPLPGGTDTVALKEDCVEQDGFVRIPAGLSRGADVRRTGEDVPAGERVLGEGWLLTPARVSLAAALGVASLAVAQRPTVAVFTTGDELVEPGLPLAPGQIYNSNRELLMGLLRAEGLEPTAWPTLPDDPERMATVLTDAAAAFDVVITCGGVSAGEKDHLPGLLAADGRIHFWKVRMKPGMPVLFGEMDRALFLCLPGNPVSVLATFLTLGRDLFDGLQRRREPRSQWKAVLGAPWRKTHERREFLRGWLDGAADGRLQVMPNAADASHQLRAAADSNALIMLPEGAREFSAGDVVDVIAC, encoded by the coding sequence GTGACGGGTTACCAAACCCGCATCGATTTCGCCGCCGCCGCGGAGATCATCCGCGAGGTCGCCGGCAACCGGATGCTGAAGGCCGAACGCGTGCCCATCACGCGCGCCAGCGGCCGCGTGCTCGCCGAAGACATCACCTCGTCGATCGCGCTGCCGCCATTCGACAACAGCCGCATGGATGGCTTTGCCTTTGCGCATTCCAGCCTGTCGCCAGAGGGCGCCACCGCGCTGCGGCTGGCGGGCGAGCAGTTCGCGGGTCGGCTGCAGGCATGGCAGGTCGGCCCGGGCGAATGCGTCCGCATCACCACCGGCGCGCCGTTGCCCGGTGGCACCGATACGGTGGCCCTCAAGGAAGACTGTGTCGAGCAGGACGGGTTCGTCCGGATACCTGCCGGCCTGTCGCGCGGCGCGGATGTACGCCGGACCGGCGAAGACGTGCCGGCGGGCGAGCGCGTGCTCGGGGAAGGGTGGCTGCTGACGCCGGCGCGGGTGTCGCTTGCTGCGGCGCTGGGTGTCGCTTCCCTCGCTGTCGCGCAACGCCCGACCGTCGCCGTCTTCACCACCGGCGACGAACTGGTGGAACCGGGGCTGCCGCTGGCGCCGGGCCAGATCTACAACAGCAACCGCGAGTTGCTGATGGGCCTGCTGCGCGCGGAAGGCCTGGAGCCGACGGCGTGGCCGACGCTGCCCGACGATCCCGAACGCATGGCCACCGTGCTGACCGACGCCGCCGCGGCCTTCGACGTGGTCATCACCTGCGGCGGCGTGTCGGCCGGCGAAAAGGACCATCTGCCTGGCCTGCTGGCGGCGGACGGCCGCATCCACTTCTGGAAGGTGCGCATGAAGCCGGGCATGCCGGTGCTGTTCGGGGAGATGGATCGCGCGCTGTTCCTGTGTCTGCCCGGCAACCCGGTCTCCGTCTTGGCGACGTTCCTGACCCTTGGCCGCGATCTGTTCGATGGCCTGCAGCGGCGCCGCGAGCCGCGTTCGCAGTGGAAGGCGGTCCTCGGTGCGCCCTGGCGGAAGACACATGAGCGACGGGAGTTCCTCCGCGGCTGGCTGGACGGCGCAGCCGATGGTCGTCTGCAGGTCATGCCGAATGCGGCCGATGCCTCGCACCAGCTGCGCGCGGCGGCCGACAGCAATGCGCTGATCATGCTGCCCGAGGGCGCACGCGAATTCAGTGCGGGCGATGTCGTCGACGTGATCGCCTGCTGA
- the moeB gene encoding molybdopterin-synthase adenylyltransferase MoeB, producing the protein MRDNHRMAIREIDPRDVAALLAQGSVFIDVREEHERASGQAEGARGIAKAVLERDPAAHLPDRDASIVLICQKGGRSMETARVLDAAGYTRLASVAGGTSRWIDEQRPVVVPALSADARDFNDRYSRHLLLPEVGVAGQQRLQQSRVLMIGAGGLGSPAAFYLAAAGVGELRIADDDVVDRSNLQRQILHTEARIGMSKVASAQATLAALNPRTQVEAVAERVTAANIERLLEGVDVVLDGADNFPARYLLNDACVKLGKPLVYGAVQRFEGQVSVFDAGRHRGEQPCYRCLFPEPPPPAFAPNCAEAGVLGVLPGVIGLLQATEVIKLLLGTGETLAGRLLHFDALAMRFRETRLRHDPDCPVCAAGRPFPGYIDYAAFCRTA; encoded by the coding sequence TTGCGCGATAATCACCGCATGGCCATCCGCGAAATCGATCCACGGGACGTTGCCGCACTGCTCGCACAGGGCAGTGTGTTCATCGACGTGCGCGAGGAGCACGAGCGCGCCAGCGGACAGGCGGAAGGCGCGCGCGGCATCGCCAAGGCGGTGCTGGAACGCGATCCCGCCGCGCATCTGCCGGACCGCGATGCCAGCATCGTCCTGATCTGCCAGAAAGGCGGCCGCTCGATGGAGACCGCCCGCGTGCTGGACGCCGCCGGCTACACCCGCCTGGCCTCCGTTGCCGGGGGAACCTCGCGCTGGATCGACGAGCAGCGCCCGGTCGTCGTGCCGGCCCTGTCGGCGGATGCACGCGACTTCAACGACCGCTATTCGCGCCACCTGCTGCTGCCCGAAGTGGGCGTGGCCGGCCAGCAGCGGCTGCAGCAGTCGCGGGTGTTGATGATCGGCGCAGGCGGGCTCGGTTCGCCGGCCGCGTTCTACCTGGCCGCCGCGGGGGTGGGGGAGTTGCGCATCGCCGACGACGACGTGGTCGATCGCAGCAACCTGCAGCGGCAGATTCTGCATACAGAAGCCCGCATCGGCATGTCAAAGGTGGCATCGGCGCAGGCGACGCTGGCCGCGCTCAATCCGCGCACACAGGTGGAAGCCGTGGCCGAGCGCGTCACCGCCGCGAACATCGAGCGTCTGCTGGAGGGCGTGGACGTGGTGCTGGATGGCGCGGACAACTTCCCGGCACGCTACCTGCTCAACGATGCCTGCGTGAAGCTGGGCAAGCCGCTGGTGTACGGCGCGGTCCAGCGCTTCGAGGGGCAGGTCAGCGTGTTCGACGCCGGACGGCACCGCGGCGAGCAGCCGTGCTACCGCTGTCTGTTCCCGGAACCGCCGCCGCCCGCCTTCGCGCCCAACTGCGCCGAGGCCGGCGTGCTCGGCGTGCTGCCCGGCGTGATCGGCCTGCTGCAGGCCACCGAAGTGATCAAGCTGCTGCTCGGCACCGGCGAAACGTTGGCCGGCCGCCTGCTGCATTTCGACGCGCTGGCCATGCGCTTCCGCGAGACCCGCCTGCGCCACGACCCGGACTGCCCGGTCTGCGCGGCCGGGCGGCCATTCCCCGGCTACATCGACTACGCCGCGTTCTGCCGGACGGCCTGA
- a CDS encoding AraC family transcriptional regulator has translation MPSYAVLAQAHWPGVEFLVCREDIRQRTLWAIDQPRHTVIVHLGGTMRELDTEIDGAGATHAPPSPGDIWLVPAKRRYASQARGQVITYAELRLSPLADVETGDETRMPLEDLMPRLGHRDEFLHYSVARLGRLSQQCDDLSVMMADRLQRVLRQHLYDGYRLPVVARPAPASLSPQVARRLCEYIESALDQRITLAELAMLAEMSVHQLLIAFRRNFGTTPAQYILAQRLRLARWHLLNGNADIADIAFDCGFASHSHLSAAFKRDTGITPRQFREGLRMRAVF, from the coding sequence ATGCCGTCTTACGCGGTGCTGGCACAGGCGCACTGGCCGGGCGTGGAGTTTCTGGTCTGCCGGGAAGACATCCGCCAGCGCACGCTGTGGGCCATCGACCAACCGCGCCATACGGTCATCGTCCACCTGGGCGGCACGATGCGCGAACTGGATACCGAGATCGACGGCGCCGGGGCGACGCACGCACCGCCTTCGCCCGGCGACATCTGGCTGGTGCCGGCCAAGCGGCGCTATGCGAGCCAGGCCCGCGGACAGGTGATCACCTACGCCGAGTTGCGCCTCTCTCCCCTGGCCGATGTGGAAACAGGGGACGAGACACGGATGCCACTCGAGGATCTGATGCCCCGCCTGGGCCACCGCGACGAGTTTCTGCACTACAGCGTGGCGCGACTGGGCCGGCTGAGCCAGCAGTGCGACGACTTGTCGGTGATGATGGCCGACCGGTTGCAGCGGGTACTGCGCCAGCATCTGTACGACGGCTACCGGTTGCCGGTGGTGGCAAGGCCAGCTCCCGCTTCATTGTCACCGCAGGTGGCGCGTCGCCTGTGCGAGTACATCGAAAGCGCGCTGGACCAGCGCATCACGCTCGCTGAGCTGGCCATGCTGGCCGAGATGAGCGTGCACCAGTTGCTGATCGCCTTCCGTCGCAACTTCGGCACTACGCCGGCGCAATACATTCTGGCGCAACGCCTGCGTCTTGCCCGCTGGCACCTGCTCAATGGCAACGCCGACATCGCCGACATCGCCTTCGATTGCGGTTTCGCCAGCCACAGCCACCTGAGCGCCGCCTTCAAGCGCGACACCGGCATCACCCCGCGCCAGTTCCGCGAAGGGCTGCGCATGCGCGCGGTCTTCTGA
- a CDS encoding SDR family oxidoreductase, which produces MIDHSIRGKVALIAGGAKNLGGLIARDLAQQGAAAVAIHYNSAASKAEAKATVAAVEAAGAKAVALQGDLTRADAMERLFADTVAAVGRPDIAINTVGKVLKKPIADISEAEYDDMSAVNAKTAFFFLKEAGKHVNDNGKVVTLVTSLLGAFTPFYASYAGTKAPVEHFTRAAAKEFGARGISVTAVGPGPMDTPFFYPAEGADAVAYHKTAAALSPHSKTGLTDIEDVVPFIRHLVSDGWWITGQTILINGGYTTK; this is translated from the coding sequence ATGATCGATCATTCCATCCGCGGCAAAGTGGCCCTCATCGCCGGCGGCGCCAAGAACCTCGGCGGGCTGATTGCCCGCGACCTGGCGCAGCAGGGCGCAGCGGCCGTCGCCATCCACTACAACAGCGCCGCCAGCAAGGCCGAGGCCAAGGCGACGGTCGCCGCCGTCGAAGCCGCCGGTGCGAAGGCGGTCGCCCTGCAGGGCGACCTGACCCGTGCCGACGCGATGGAACGCCTGTTCGCCGACACCGTCGCTGCCGTCGGTCGTCCCGATATCGCCATCAACACAGTCGGCAAGGTGCTGAAGAAGCCGATCGCGGATATCTCCGAGGCCGAGTATGACGACATGTCGGCGGTGAATGCCAAGACTGCGTTCTTCTTCCTCAAGGAAGCCGGCAAGCACGTCAACGACAACGGCAAGGTGGTCACGCTGGTCACCTCGCTGCTGGGCGCGTTCACGCCGTTCTATGCGTCGTACGCCGGCACCAAGGCCCCGGTGGAGCACTTCACCCGGGCCGCCGCCAAGGAGTTCGGTGCGCGCGGCATCTCGGTGACCGCCGTCGGCCCGGGCCCGATGGACACGCCCTTCTTCTATCCCGCCGAAGGGGCGGACGCCGTGGCGTACCACAAGACCGCGGCGGCGCTGTCGCCCCACAGCAAGACCGGCCTGACCGACATCGAAGACGTGGTGCCCTTCATCCGCCACCTGGTCAGCGACGGCTGGTGGATCACCGGCCAGACCATCCTCATCAATGGGGGCTACACCACGAAGTAG
- a CDS encoding monovalent cation:proton antiporter-2 (CPA2) family protein — MSAESGASQLVSVVALLGAAVVAVPIFRRLGLGSVLGYLAAGLAIGPFGLKWFSDPQSILHVAELGVVMFLFVIGLEMRPSHLWSLRKQIFGLGALQIAVCTLLLTGVGLLFGYPLPVSFIGGMGFVLTSTAVVMQLLAERGDVALPNGQKVVSILLFEDLLIVPLLVLVAFMSPQVVQPEEGSRWMSIGIAAASLGGLIAAGIWLLNPFFRILAAAKAREVMTAAALLVVLGAALLMQLGGLSMAMGAFLAGVLLSESTFRHQIEADIEPFRGILLGLFFLGVGMALDLAVVADNWPLIVGAVLAMMVVKALCIYAVARITRSPHAEALDRAVLMAQGGEFAFVLFAAAASAGIIDATVNANLTAIVVLSMALTPLFVLLLRRFTHPDAPSMEGIEEAQGLSGSVLIIGFGRFGQVMSQSLLARDVDVTIIDTDIEMIRSAEEFGFKIYYGDGTRLDVLRACGAHTAQSIAICIDNKDAASRIVELVRHEFPQAQVLARSFDREHSLALIAAGVDFQIRETFESAVEFGKAALVSVGITREDAETIALEIRKRDAERFELEMAGASLLDGAAMVYGKKPIPAKPTPTPFTKPKREARALNEEAAEIIGEEEE; from the coding sequence ATGAGTGCAGAATCCGGTGCCAGCCAACTGGTCAGTGTCGTCGCCCTGCTGGGCGCCGCCGTCGTCGCCGTTCCGATCTTCCGCCGTCTCGGCCTGGGATCGGTGCTGGGCTATCTCGCCGCCGGCCTGGCGATCGGTCCCTTCGGGCTGAAGTGGTTCTCCGATCCGCAGTCCATCCTCCACGTGGCCGAGCTCGGCGTGGTGATGTTCCTGTTCGTGATCGGCCTGGAAATGCGGCCGAGCCACCTGTGGAGCCTGCGCAAGCAGATCTTCGGCCTGGGCGCGCTGCAGATCGCCGTTTGCACGCTGCTGCTGACCGGCGTCGGCCTGCTGTTCGGCTATCCGCTGCCGGTGTCGTTCATAGGTGGCATGGGTTTCGTGCTGACGTCGACCGCCGTGGTGATGCAGCTGCTCGCCGAGCGTGGCGACGTGGCGCTGCCGAACGGACAGAAGGTGGTTTCGATCCTGCTGTTCGAGGACCTGCTGATCGTGCCCTTGCTGGTGCTGGTCGCGTTCATGTCGCCACAGGTGGTGCAGCCGGAGGAAGGCTCGCGCTGGATGTCGATCGGTATCGCGGCAGCTTCGCTGGGTGGCCTGATCGCGGCCGGCATCTGGCTGCTGAATCCGTTCTTCCGCATCCTCGCCGCGGCCAAGGCGCGCGAGGTCATGACGGCCGCCGCACTGCTGGTGGTGCTGGGTGCGGCGCTGCTGATGCAGCTGGGCGGGCTGTCGATGGCGATGGGCGCCTTCCTGGCCGGCGTGCTGTTGTCCGAGTCGACCTTCCGCCACCAGATCGAAGCCGACATCGAGCCGTTCCGCGGCATCCTGCTGGGCCTGTTTTTCCTGGGCGTCGGCATGGCGCTGGACCTGGCGGTGGTGGCCGACAACTGGCCGCTGATCGTTGGGGCAGTGCTGGCGATGATGGTGGTGAAGGCCCTGTGTATCTATGCAGTGGCACGCATCACCCGCAGCCCGCATGCCGAGGCGCTCGACCGCGCCGTGCTGATGGCTCAGGGTGGCGAGTTCGCCTTCGTGCTGTTCGCCGCCGCCGCGTCGGCGGGCATCATCGATGCCACCGTCAATGCCAACCTCACCGCCATCGTGGTGCTGTCGATGGCGCTGACCCCGCTGTTCGTCCTGCTGCTGCGCCGTTTCACCCATCCGGATGCGCCCTCGATGGAGGGCATCGAGGAGGCCCAGGGCCTCAGCGGCAGCGTGCTGATCATCGGCTTCGGCCGCTTCGGGCAGGTGATGAGCCAGTCGCTGCTGGCGCGCGATGTGGACGTGACCATCATCGACACCGACATCGAGATGATCCGCAGTGCCGAGGAGTTCGGCTTCAAGATCTACTACGGCGACGGTACGCGGCTGGACGTGCTGCGGGCCTGCGGCGCACACACCGCGCAGTCCATCGCCATCTGCATCGACAACAAGGACGCCGCGAGCCGCATCGTCGAACTGGTGCGGCATGAATTCCCGCAGGCGCAGGTGCTGGCGCGTTCGTTCGACCGCGAGCACTCGCTGGCGCTGATCGCGGCCGGCGTCGATTTCCAGATCCGCGAGACGTTCGAGTCGGCGGTGGAGTTCGGCAAGGCGGCGTTGGTGAGCGTGGGCATCACGCGCGAGGATGCCGAGACGATCGCGTTGGAGATCCGAAAGCGCGACGCTGAGCGCTTCGAACTGGAGATGGCCGGTGCGAGCCTGCTGGATGGAGCGGCGATGGTGTACGGCAAGAAGCCCATACCCGCCAAACCAACGCCGACTCCGTTCACCAAGCCCAAGCGTGAGGCGAGGGCATTGAACGAGGAAGCCGCGGAAATCATCGGCGAGGAAGAAGAGTAG